A segment of the Deltaproteobacteria bacterium genome:
TCGGGCGGCGCGATGCGGTACTCGGCCTGCAGCGAGGGCAGGCCGGGGTGGCCTGCCGAGCTGATGCAGCCGAGCCCCGCCGCGCAGAGCAGAAGGACCGCGACCAGACCTGAACGTGCGGACGACTTGCTTCTCACGGACCCACCCTCCCGTCGCAGTTTCGGATCGCCCGCGGACCGGGCTTCTAGCTCGCGCCCCGGCCGGAGATGACCGCGGGAACCGTCGCGAGCAGGATCTGCAGATCGAGCAGGAGCGACCAGCGCTCCACGTACTCGAGGTCGAGCTTCACCCAGTCCTCGAACTCGATCTGGTTTCGTCCCGAGACCTGCCAGAGGCAGGTGATTCCCGGCCGCATGCTGAGTCGCCCGCGGTGGTCGAGCTCGTACTTCTCGACCTCGCCGGGCACCGGGGGCCGCGGCCCGACCAGGCTCATGTGCCCCGCCAGCACGTTCAGCAGCTGCGGCAGCTCGTCGATCGAGTACTTGCGCAGGACCCGGCCGACGCGAGTCACGCGCGGGTCGTTCGCCATCTTGAAGACGGGACCCGACTTCTCATTGAGCGCGGCGAGCTCGCGCTTGCGGCTCTCGGCGTCGGTGACCATGGTGCGGAACTTCAGGAACGAAAAGGCCCGCGCGTGGCGGCCGCAGCGGCGCTGGGCGAAGAAGATCGGGCCCGGGGAGTCGAGCTTGATCGCGATCGCCGTCGCGATCCAGAGCGGCGCGGTGACGATCAGCGTGGCCAGGGCTCCGAGCAGATCGACGGCGCGCTT
Coding sequences within it:
- a CDS encoding sugar transferase; the protein is MSAERIRSSVPEDQDRGRALLLGSGERARRLAAAIEAERRVIGFLDDQPSDADRALLGPRYLGTLDRLGEIVARERVGWVIYGLPRRFLGQDSVANAIGLCETLCIDLTIPADLFETRAAQVIVTRIGDVPALSFSVLGHHSTWQLAAKRAVDLLGALATLIVTAPLWIATAIAIKLDSPGPIFFAQRRCGRHARAFSFLKFRTMVTDAESRKRELAALNEKSGPVFKMANDPRVTRVGRVLRKYSIDELPQLLNVLAGHMSLVGPRPPVPGEVEKYELDHRGRLSMRPGITCLWQVSGRNQIEFEDWVKLDLEYVERWSLLLDLQILLATVPAVISGRGAS